The Agromyces mariniharenae sequence TCGGGCTCGCTCGCGTGCACATCGCCGTGCCCGTCGCCGCCCCGATCGCCGTGCCCGAGGCCGAGCCGTTCGAGCCGATCGACCTCGCCGAGGAGGAGGCGGAGGACCACGGGTGGACCCCGCAGCCGCTGCCCAAGCCGCTGCACCTCTCGCGCGGCACGATCGCGGCGGCCGCGATGGCGTCGATCGAGGCGGCCGAGCAGCTGCGCCGCTCCTCCGTGGAGGCGGAGCTCGCGCGCCGCGCCGAGGAGCTCGAGCCGGCGGTGCCGTCGATCGAACGTCCCGCCCGCCCGAGCGAGGTGCCCGCGGCATCCGCTGCCCCTGTCGGCGCTCGTCGCGGGGCGCCGCGCGCGCCCGAGGCCGAGCCGGTGAGCCCGTATGCCCGCATGGGCATCGTCGAGGAGGCGCCGCCCGGGTTCGGCGACCTCGACGCCGTGCTGCGCCGTCGGCGTCAGGCGGGCTGAGCGTCGGACCGGCGGCCGGGCGACCCGTCCGGCCCGAGCCGGCGGGTGGTCATTCCCGTGCGTCGAGTGGTGATAGAGTCGTTCACGGCTCGGGCCCATGGCGCAGTTGGTAGCGCGTCTCGTTCGCAATGAGAAGGTCGGGGGTTCGAATCCCCCTGGGTCCACCGACGCGAGGTCGGCTTCTTCGGAAGCCGACCTCGCACTGTTTCGGGCTAGTGCTTCGCGGCGAGGTACTGCTCGTGCACGCCGGCCGGGATGCGGCCGCGGGCGGGCACGTCGACGCCGTTGTCGGCGGCCCACGCGCGGATCTCCTTCGGCGTCGCGCCGCCCGAGCCGGCGGACGAGGAGCGTCCGCCGCGGCGGGACGCGCTCGTGCGGCGGCCGGCCTTGACGTACGGCTCGAACGTCGCGCGCAGGGCGGCGGCGTTGTCGGCCGACAAGTCGATCTCGTACGCGGCGCCGTCGACCGCGAAGGCGATCGTCTCAGCGGCGTCGGTGCCGTCGAGGTCGTCCACGAGCGTCACGATGGTCTTCTTCGACACGACGGAAGTCCTTTCGTCGGGGAACGGCGCAGGGGCGCCGGTGCTGGTCCCGAGCCTAGTCCCGCGTTCCCGCTGCGTCCCGCTCATACACGGCGACGCGGGACGACTCGATCGGATGCACCGCGGTGAGGACGAAGCCGTGCTCGCGCAGCACGGC is a genomic window containing:
- a CDS encoding histone-like nucleoid-structuring protein Lsr2, whose protein sequence is MSKKTIVTLVDDLDGTDAAETIAFAVDGAAYEIDLSADNAAALRATFEPYVKAGRRTSASRRGGRSSSAGSGGATPKEIRAWAADNGVDVPARGRIPAGVHEQYLAAKH